In Zingiber officinale cultivar Zhangliang chromosome 1A, Zo_v1.1, whole genome shotgun sequence, a genomic segment contains:
- the LOC122033489 gene encoding DIS3-like exonuclease 2 isoform X1: MKALDEQVAAAAAAKEVDKEKKQRRRRQNRRPTKPSLDMLPGAGCSLVDAACGSEKWSGIIGSAPNNASEIAFNSLPTMHFNGTGSVLGLDIASGAADRGEISKSCPFPGFYFPVEEVPSGGPALSGNSKKYFDPHWSDMSVEEAIKKGRAFKATFRVNAHNRLEAYCTIDGLPVDVLINGVPAQNRAIEGDIVAIVLDPVANWVKLKGVSVRSSLIPSDGVDNITEAREVIDYNDVHKEIVDLYCKSSIPSTNTLPSDNGYHNHENSGLFEAVISDFENGSVVCDKLSNSVKNWELEHREAAIALERICAMISSNQSKRPTGRVLSIIRNSPRRDAVIGFLALKPWVPEGEENRRQSNDQLLKKSKEPVLLAGLDYIQLIPLDSKFPKMVVNVESLPDCAKDRLKNGDLSIERELIAARVDDWNEESLCPKAQVIRMLGQGGETEAQMSAILFKHRINYFDFSAESLACLPDLPWKVPEEELKIRKDLRNMCTFTIDPSSAMELDDAFSVEQLSDKTFRIGVHIADVSYFVLPDTALDTEAQVRSTSVYIPQCKLSMLPSKLSQEVCSLLPGLDRLAFSIIWEIDDSGSIMQHWIGRSVICSCCKLSYDNVDDLMHIGFGIDRLIHFEKLFPELHGHFEWKDVVDSLRILQVISMKLRESRFRGGALELENPKLAILFDENGSPSDSFLDKRKESGSLVEEFMLLANKSVAEVISRVLPDSALLRRHPEPNLRKLKEFKVFCAKHGFDLDASTSGKLYLSLSKIKEKLRNDPVLFDIVLSYASKAMQTASYVCSRDFRGKEDEWAHYGLSFPHFTHFTSPLRRYPDIVVHRTLSAILEAENIYAKLIQTSVTASNEQIPEQKIAYGFFTGLLFDKDAAESEQGGKALSLAVLKHKVPGSEMLAEIASYCNERQLASKHAEGAGVELYLWTLLKKREVLFSSARVLALGPRFMTIYINSYAIEKRIYYDEVEGLVVEWLEATNTLVLNLSKTKPFQRRGIPGKSRAMEDVALVLNTSELVLVEEDDEHPTFGSATSSTSSTENKIFPSCFPLVLQTFSTIPVALYAVGGYDGPIDVTPRLYMCSYLK; the protein is encoded by the exons ATGAAAGCGTTGGACGAGCAGGTGGCGGCTGCTGCTGCTGCGAAGGAAGTAGATAAGGAGAAGAAGCAACGGCGGCGGCGGCAGAATCGGCGCCCCACCAAGCCGAGCCTGGATATGCTACCTG GTGCAGGATGCAGCTTGGTGGACGCAGCTTGCGGGTCGGAGAAGTGGAGTGGCATAATCGGTTCTGCACCTAACAACGCATCTGAAATCGCCTTCAATTCACTGCCGACGATGCATTTTAATGGCACCGGCAGTGTTTTAGGCTTGGATATTGCATCCGGTGCTGCCGACAGAGGGGAGATTTCAAAATCCTGTCCTTTTCCAGGTTTCTATTTTCCGGTGGAGGAAGTTCCTTCTGGAGGGCCAGCTCTATCGGGCAATTCAAAGAAATATTTTGATCCGCATTGGTCGGATATGTCTGTTGAAGAAGCGATCAAG AAGGGTCGAGCGTTTAAAGCAACATTTCGTGTCAATGCACACAATCGGCTTGAG GCCTACTGTACCATAGATGGCCTACCTGTGGATGTTCTTATCAACGGAGTTCCAGCCCAAAATAGAGCG ATAGAAGGTGATATTGTTGCTATTGTGTTGGATCCTGTTGCAAATTGGGTAAAGTTGAAAGGAGTAAGTGTTCGTAGTAGTCTTATTCCGTCAGATGGTGTTGACAATATAACTGAGGCCAGAGAAGTGATTGACTATAATGATGTACATAAAGAAATAGTTGATCTCTACTGCAAATCTTCTATTCCCAGTACTAATACTCTCCCTTCAGACAATGGGTACCATAATCATGAAAACAGTGGTTTATTTGAAGCTGTTATTAGTGATTTTGAAAATGGATCCGTCGTGTGTGATAAACTGTCAAATTCAGTTAAAAATTGGGAATTGGAACACAGAGAAGCTGCTATTGCTTTAGAGAGAATATGTGCAATGATTAGTTCTAATCAGTCAAAGCGTCCTACTGGTAGGGTATTGTCCATCATCCGGAACTCTCCTCGACGTGATGCAGTGATTGGTTTTCTTGCTTTGAAGCCATGGGTTCCTGAAGGGGAAGAAAACAGAAGGCAGAGTAATGACCAATTGCTTAAGAAAAGTAAGGAACCTGTACTCTTAGCTGGTTTGGACTATATACAATTGATACCTTTGGATTCCAAGTTCCCAAAGATGGTGGTTAATGTGGAAAGCCTTCCAGATTGTGCAAAGGACAGGCTTAAAAATGGCGATCTATCAATTGAAAGGGAACTAATAGCTGCTCGAGTAGATGACTGGAATGAAGAAAGCCTTTGCCCCAAAGCCCAAGTTATTCGTATGTTGGGGCAAGGTGGGGAAACTGAGGCACAAATGAGTGCTATATTGTTCAAACATAGAATAAACTATTTTGACTTTTCTGCTGAATCTTTGGCTTGTCTTCCAGATCTACCTTGGAAGGTCCCTGAGGAGGAACTTAAAATAAGAAAGGACCTTAGGAATATGTGCACATTTACAATTGACCCTTCTTCTGCAATGGAGTTGGATGATGCATTTTCCGTAGAACAGTTATCTGATAAAACATTCAGAATTGGTGTTCACATTGCAGATGTTTCATACTTTGTTCTCCCAGATACAGCATTAGATACTGAAGCCCAAGTGAGGTCAACCAGTGTGTATATTCCACAATGTAAACTGTCAATGCTGCCTTCGAAACTTTCTCAAGAAGTGTGCTCACTTTTACCGGGTCTTGATAGGCTTGCCTTCTCAATTATTTGGGAAATTGATGATTCTGGCAGCATCATGCAACATTGGATTGGCCGATCAGTGATTTGTTCTTGCTGCAAACTATCTTATGATAATGTAGATGATCTCATGCACATAGGATTTGGCATTGATAGACTAATTCATTTTGAGAAATTATTTCCTGAATTGCATGGACATTTTGAATGGAAGGATGTTGTGGACTCTCTTCGAATTCTTCAGGTTATCTCTATGAAACTGAGGGAATCTAGATTCAGAGGAGGAGCTCTCGAGCTTGAGAATCCTAAGCTTGCTATCTTGTTTGATGAGAATGGATCTCCATCTGATAGTTTTCTTGACAAGAGGAAAGAATCTGGTTCTCTTGTTGAGGAGTTTATGTTGCTGGCTAACAAATCAGTTGCAGAGGTTATCTCTAGGGTTTTGCCAGATTCTGCTCTGCTTCGCAGGCACCCTGAGCCCAATTTAAGGAAGCTTAAGGAGTTCAAAGTGTTTTGTGCAAAACATGGTTTTGACTTGGATGCTTCAACTTCTGGCAAACTGTACCTCTCATTATCTAAAATCAAAGAGAAACTAAGAAATGATCCAGTTCTGTTTGATATTGTTCTCTCCTATGCGTCAAAAGCTATGCAGACTGCATCCTATGTTTGTTCTAGAGATTTCAGGGGCAAGGAAGATGAATGGGCTCATTATGGGCTATCATTTCCACATTTCACACATTTCACTTCTCCATTGCGAAGATATCCTGATATTGTTGTACATAGAACTTTATCAGCAATACTTGAAGCTGAAAATATTTATGCGAAGCTAATACAGACTTCAGTTACGGCTAGCAATGAACAAATACCTGAGCAAAAAATTGCTTATGGATTCTTTACCGGCCTTCTCTTTGATAAGGATGCTGCAGAATCTGAGCAAGGTGGAAAAGCGTTATCCTTGGCTGTTTTGAAACATAAAGTTCCAGGGTCTGAAATGCTTGCAGAAATTGCTTCATATTGCAATGAGAGACAGCTTGCTAGCAAGCATGCTGAGGGAGCTGGAGTGGAGCTGTACCTTTGGACTCTACTGAAGAAGAGGGAG GTGCTCTTTTCCAGTGCTAGGGTTCTGGCATTAGGACCCAGATTCATGACAATTTACATTAACAGTTATGCT ATTGAGAAGCGGATATATTATGATGAAGTTGAAGGATTGGTTGTCGAGTGGCTAGAGGCTACCAACACATTGGTTCTCAACCTATCGAAGACTAAACCTTTCCAACGGAGGGGTATTCCAGGGAAGTCTCGTGCCATGGAAGATGTAGCATTAGTGCTTAACACATCTGAGCTAGTGCTagtagaagaagatgatgaacacCCTACTTTTGGCTCTGCAACTTCTAGTACTTCCTCCACAGAAAACAAAATTTTTCCTTCGTGCTTCCCTTTGGTGCTTCAAACTTTTTCCACTATCCCGGTGGCTCTCTATGCAGTTGGGGGGTACGATGGTCCCATAGATGTCACTCCAAGGCTTTACATGTGCTCATACCTCAAGTAA
- the LOC122033489 gene encoding DIS3-like exonuclease 2 isoform X2 has product MKALDEQVAAAAAAKEVDKEKKQRRRRQNRRPTKPSLDMLPGCSLVDAACGSEKWSGIIGSAPNNASEIAFNSLPTMHFNGTGSVLGLDIASGAADRGEISKSCPFPGFYFPVEEVPSGGPALSGNSKKYFDPHWSDMSVEEAIKKGRAFKATFRVNAHNRLEAYCTIDGLPVDVLINGVPAQNRAIEGDIVAIVLDPVANWVKLKGVSVRSSLIPSDGVDNITEAREVIDYNDVHKEIVDLYCKSSIPSTNTLPSDNGYHNHENSGLFEAVISDFENGSVVCDKLSNSVKNWELEHREAAIALERICAMISSNQSKRPTGRVLSIIRNSPRRDAVIGFLALKPWVPEGEENRRQSNDQLLKKSKEPVLLAGLDYIQLIPLDSKFPKMVVNVESLPDCAKDRLKNGDLSIERELIAARVDDWNEESLCPKAQVIRMLGQGGETEAQMSAILFKHRINYFDFSAESLACLPDLPWKVPEEELKIRKDLRNMCTFTIDPSSAMELDDAFSVEQLSDKTFRIGVHIADVSYFVLPDTALDTEAQVRSTSVYIPQCKLSMLPSKLSQEVCSLLPGLDRLAFSIIWEIDDSGSIMQHWIGRSVICSCCKLSYDNVDDLMHIGFGIDRLIHFEKLFPELHGHFEWKDVVDSLRILQVISMKLRESRFRGGALELENPKLAILFDENGSPSDSFLDKRKESGSLVEEFMLLANKSVAEVISRVLPDSALLRRHPEPNLRKLKEFKVFCAKHGFDLDASTSGKLYLSLSKIKEKLRNDPVLFDIVLSYASKAMQTASYVCSRDFRGKEDEWAHYGLSFPHFTHFTSPLRRYPDIVVHRTLSAILEAENIYAKLIQTSVTASNEQIPEQKIAYGFFTGLLFDKDAAESEQGGKALSLAVLKHKVPGSEMLAEIASYCNERQLASKHAEGAGVELYLWTLLKKREVLFSSARVLALGPRFMTIYINSYAIEKRIYYDEVEGLVVEWLEATNTLVLNLSKTKPFQRRGIPGKSRAMEDVALVLNTSELVLVEEDDEHPTFGSATSSTSSTENKIFPSCFPLVLQTFSTIPVALYAVGGYDGPIDVTPRLYMCSYLK; this is encoded by the exons ATGAAAGCGTTGGACGAGCAGGTGGCGGCTGCTGCTGCTGCGAAGGAAGTAGATAAGGAGAAGAAGCAACGGCGGCGGCGGCAGAATCGGCGCCCCACCAAGCCGAGCCTGGATATGCTACCTG GATGCAGCTTGGTGGACGCAGCTTGCGGGTCGGAGAAGTGGAGTGGCATAATCGGTTCTGCACCTAACAACGCATCTGAAATCGCCTTCAATTCACTGCCGACGATGCATTTTAATGGCACCGGCAGTGTTTTAGGCTTGGATATTGCATCCGGTGCTGCCGACAGAGGGGAGATTTCAAAATCCTGTCCTTTTCCAGGTTTCTATTTTCCGGTGGAGGAAGTTCCTTCTGGAGGGCCAGCTCTATCGGGCAATTCAAAGAAATATTTTGATCCGCATTGGTCGGATATGTCTGTTGAAGAAGCGATCAAG AAGGGTCGAGCGTTTAAAGCAACATTTCGTGTCAATGCACACAATCGGCTTGAG GCCTACTGTACCATAGATGGCCTACCTGTGGATGTTCTTATCAACGGAGTTCCAGCCCAAAATAGAGCG ATAGAAGGTGATATTGTTGCTATTGTGTTGGATCCTGTTGCAAATTGGGTAAAGTTGAAAGGAGTAAGTGTTCGTAGTAGTCTTATTCCGTCAGATGGTGTTGACAATATAACTGAGGCCAGAGAAGTGATTGACTATAATGATGTACATAAAGAAATAGTTGATCTCTACTGCAAATCTTCTATTCCCAGTACTAATACTCTCCCTTCAGACAATGGGTACCATAATCATGAAAACAGTGGTTTATTTGAAGCTGTTATTAGTGATTTTGAAAATGGATCCGTCGTGTGTGATAAACTGTCAAATTCAGTTAAAAATTGGGAATTGGAACACAGAGAAGCTGCTATTGCTTTAGAGAGAATATGTGCAATGATTAGTTCTAATCAGTCAAAGCGTCCTACTGGTAGGGTATTGTCCATCATCCGGAACTCTCCTCGACGTGATGCAGTGATTGGTTTTCTTGCTTTGAAGCCATGGGTTCCTGAAGGGGAAGAAAACAGAAGGCAGAGTAATGACCAATTGCTTAAGAAAAGTAAGGAACCTGTACTCTTAGCTGGTTTGGACTATATACAATTGATACCTTTGGATTCCAAGTTCCCAAAGATGGTGGTTAATGTGGAAAGCCTTCCAGATTGTGCAAAGGACAGGCTTAAAAATGGCGATCTATCAATTGAAAGGGAACTAATAGCTGCTCGAGTAGATGACTGGAATGAAGAAAGCCTTTGCCCCAAAGCCCAAGTTATTCGTATGTTGGGGCAAGGTGGGGAAACTGAGGCACAAATGAGTGCTATATTGTTCAAACATAGAATAAACTATTTTGACTTTTCTGCTGAATCTTTGGCTTGTCTTCCAGATCTACCTTGGAAGGTCCCTGAGGAGGAACTTAAAATAAGAAAGGACCTTAGGAATATGTGCACATTTACAATTGACCCTTCTTCTGCAATGGAGTTGGATGATGCATTTTCCGTAGAACAGTTATCTGATAAAACATTCAGAATTGGTGTTCACATTGCAGATGTTTCATACTTTGTTCTCCCAGATACAGCATTAGATACTGAAGCCCAAGTGAGGTCAACCAGTGTGTATATTCCACAATGTAAACTGTCAATGCTGCCTTCGAAACTTTCTCAAGAAGTGTGCTCACTTTTACCGGGTCTTGATAGGCTTGCCTTCTCAATTATTTGGGAAATTGATGATTCTGGCAGCATCATGCAACATTGGATTGGCCGATCAGTGATTTGTTCTTGCTGCAAACTATCTTATGATAATGTAGATGATCTCATGCACATAGGATTTGGCATTGATAGACTAATTCATTTTGAGAAATTATTTCCTGAATTGCATGGACATTTTGAATGGAAGGATGTTGTGGACTCTCTTCGAATTCTTCAGGTTATCTCTATGAAACTGAGGGAATCTAGATTCAGAGGAGGAGCTCTCGAGCTTGAGAATCCTAAGCTTGCTATCTTGTTTGATGAGAATGGATCTCCATCTGATAGTTTTCTTGACAAGAGGAAAGAATCTGGTTCTCTTGTTGAGGAGTTTATGTTGCTGGCTAACAAATCAGTTGCAGAGGTTATCTCTAGGGTTTTGCCAGATTCTGCTCTGCTTCGCAGGCACCCTGAGCCCAATTTAAGGAAGCTTAAGGAGTTCAAAGTGTTTTGTGCAAAACATGGTTTTGACTTGGATGCTTCAACTTCTGGCAAACTGTACCTCTCATTATCTAAAATCAAAGAGAAACTAAGAAATGATCCAGTTCTGTTTGATATTGTTCTCTCCTATGCGTCAAAAGCTATGCAGACTGCATCCTATGTTTGTTCTAGAGATTTCAGGGGCAAGGAAGATGAATGGGCTCATTATGGGCTATCATTTCCACATTTCACACATTTCACTTCTCCATTGCGAAGATATCCTGATATTGTTGTACATAGAACTTTATCAGCAATACTTGAAGCTGAAAATATTTATGCGAAGCTAATACAGACTTCAGTTACGGCTAGCAATGAACAAATACCTGAGCAAAAAATTGCTTATGGATTCTTTACCGGCCTTCTCTTTGATAAGGATGCTGCAGAATCTGAGCAAGGTGGAAAAGCGTTATCCTTGGCTGTTTTGAAACATAAAGTTCCAGGGTCTGAAATGCTTGCAGAAATTGCTTCATATTGCAATGAGAGACAGCTTGCTAGCAAGCATGCTGAGGGAGCTGGAGTGGAGCTGTACCTTTGGACTCTACTGAAGAAGAGGGAG GTGCTCTTTTCCAGTGCTAGGGTTCTGGCATTAGGACCCAGATTCATGACAATTTACATTAACAGTTATGCT ATTGAGAAGCGGATATATTATGATGAAGTTGAAGGATTGGTTGTCGAGTGGCTAGAGGCTACCAACACATTGGTTCTCAACCTATCGAAGACTAAACCTTTCCAACGGAGGGGTATTCCAGGGAAGTCTCGTGCCATGGAAGATGTAGCATTAGTGCTTAACACATCTGAGCTAGTGCTagtagaagaagatgatgaacacCCTACTTTTGGCTCTGCAACTTCTAGTACTTCCTCCACAGAAAACAAAATTTTTCCTTCGTGCTTCCCTTTGGTGCTTCAAACTTTTTCCACTATCCCGGTGGCTCTCTATGCAGTTGGGGGGTACGATGGTCCCATAGATGTCACTCCAAGGCTTTACATGTGCTCATACCTCAAGTAA